One window of Channa argus isolate prfri chromosome 4, Channa argus male v1.0, whole genome shotgun sequence genomic DNA carries:
- the ucmab gene encoding unique cartilage matrix-associated protein, with translation MSWTYATLLAFLIVLLALSYSVSPEADSAAVSSRPGRAKDRQGQLKRIFMTEADATNFFRRRSRRGVKTQDEINIEQRQVLAADERKREFHEEKRNEFEGYAEEEHDEQNERTRESTEQWREFHYDGMHPPHEYNRHST, from the exons ATGTCTTGGACATATGCGACCCTGCTCGCTTTCCTTATTGTGCTCCTTGCACTTTCAT ACTCAGTGTCTCCAGAGGCAGACTCTGCAGCTGTGTCCAGCAGGCCAGGCAGAGCCAAAGACCGACAAG GTCAACTGAAGAGGATTTTCATGACGGAAGCAGATGCCACAAACTTCTTTAGAAGACGCAGCAGACGTGGTGTGAAGACTCAGGATGAGATTAACA TTGAACAGAGGCAGGTTTTGGCTGCAGACGAACGAAAGAGAGAGTTTCACGAGGAGAAGAGGAACGAGTTTGAGGGCTATGCTGAGGAGGAGCATGATG AGCAAAATGAGAGAACCAGAGAGAGCACCGAGCAGTGGAGGGAGTTTCACTATGATGGGATGCATCCTCCCCACGAGTACAACCGTCACTCCACCTGA